The following proteins are co-located in the Candidatus Hydrogenedentota bacterium genome:
- the rpsT gene encoding 30S ribosomal protein S20 yields the protein MAKIKSAKKRIRTNERNRQQNQAVRSKVRTYIKNVLSAVEAKDEAKVKELAPVALSAIDKAADKGVFHPNNAARKKSRLQRHIAAMKS from the coding sequence ATGGCCAAGATCAAATCTGCCAAGAAGCGGATTAGGACCAACGAGCGTAATCGCCAACAGAATCAAGCGGTTCGCTCGAAGGTACGCACGTATATCAAGAACGTCTTATCGGCGGTCGAAGCCAAGGACGAAGCTAAGGTCAAGGAACTGGCGCCTGTGGCGTTGTCTGCAATCGATAAGGCGGCTGACAAAGGTGTTTTCCATCCGAACAACGCCGCGCGCAAAAAGTCGCGTTTGCAGAGACATATTGCTGCGATGAAGTCGTAG